A single Venturia canescens isolate UGA chromosome 1, ASM1945775v1, whole genome shotgun sequence DNA region contains:
- the LOC122414091 gene encoding beta-mannanase/endoglucanase A-like produces the protein MKTFLICLLAATCVLATDQNQGASAGESVKKTTKRGILHGDSALSFGASLGSGLSYKGLDYSSGLSGYKGVGYASGLSAYNGVHSSGLGYNSGYSGGYNNGYNGGYNSGYNGGYSGGYNSGYNGGYSGGYNSGYNGGYVSGLGFTGVNSGINAGLSSGLNSFSSGSALGFSSGRTEKITGLTIHREVQVPVPVPQPVPVEVTRPVPVPHPVPVKVDRPYPVPVPQPYPVEVTRHVPVKVDRPYPVPVPHPVAIRVPHPVPVPVPQPVPVPVTVNKPYPVNVGPSIFTTSSSQGLGSNLALGNYAGSYTNFGSNVGSSQGFNLGSSNFGTNTGHSSSYNTVGSGLDFSYSTLGSGQGLSSYHGLGSYSGQANSGQSSQNFGSTGYSYPVPSKKW, from the exons ATGAAGACCTTCTTG ATCTGCCTTTTAGCAGCGACATGTGTTCTGGCCACCGATCAGAACCAAGGGGCTTCGGCAGGGGAGAGCGTCAAAAAAACCACAAAACGTGGTATCCTGCATGGGGATAGCGCCCTCAGCTTCGGTGCGTCATTGGGATCGGGTCTCAGTTACAAGGGCCTAGACTATTCTTCAGGGCTATCAGGTTACAAAGGTGTCGGTTATGCCTCAGGACTTTCGGCATACAACGGCGTCCATTCATCTGGTCTTGGTTACAACAGTGGCTACAGCGGAGGCTACAATAATGGCTACAACGGGGGATACAACAGTGGCTACAACGGTGGCTACAGCGGAGGCTACAATAGTGGCTACAACGGCGGCTACAGCGGAGGCTACAACAGTGGCTACAACGGTGGCTACGTTTCAGGGCTTGGTTTCACTGGAGTGAACTCTGGAATCAACGCTGGTCTCTCGTCTGGTTTGAACTCATTCTCAAGTGGTTCGGCTCTTGGTTTTTCATCTGGCAGAACAGAAAAGATCACAGGTCTTACAATTCATCGTGAAGTCCAGGTTCCAGTACCTGTGCCCCAACCTGTTCCAGTCGAGGTCACCCGTCCGGTACCAGTGCCACATCCAGTTCCCGTAAAGGTTGACCGTCCTTATCCAGTCCCAGTGCCCCAGCCTTACCCCGTCGAGGTAACGCGTCATGTGCCTGTTAAGGTTGACCGCCCTTATCCAGTCCCCGTACCCCACCCCGTTGCCATTCGCGTACCTCATCCAGTGCCTGTTCCTGTGCCCCAACCAGTCCCTGTTCCGGTAACGGTGAACAAACCCTACCCAGTTAACGTTGGACCGAGCATCTTCACCACCAGTTCTTCTCAAGGCCTCGGATCGAATCTTGCTCTTGGAAACTACGCTGGATCTTACACCAACTTCGGCTCCAATGTAGGTTCCAGTCAAGGATTCAATCTTGGCTCATCCAACTTCGGAACGAATACCGGCCACTCCTCTTCTTACAACACTGTTGGATCTGGACTAGATTTTTCGTATTCTACCCTCGGATCCGGACAGGGTCTTTCATCGTATCATGGACTTGGGTCATACTCGGGTCAAGCTAACTCGGGACAGTCCTCGCAAAATTTCGGTAGTACCGGATACAGTTACCCAGTCCCCTCGAAAAAGTGGTAA